A genomic region of Roseateles amylovorans contains the following coding sequences:
- a CDS encoding alpha-hydroxy acid oxidase — protein MSVITCIEDLRVLAQKRVPRMFYDYADSGSWTESTYRANEADFQSIKLRQRVAVDIEGRTTATEMIGRPVRMPVAIAPTGLTGMQHADGEILAAQAAEAFGVPFTLSTMSICSIEDVAARTATPFWFQLYVMKDRGFIHSLIDRAKAAKCEALVLTLDLQILGQRHKDLRNGLSAPPKLTLPNLINMATKPRWCLGMLGTPRRQFGNIVGHVKGVGDMGSLSEWTAKQFDPQLSWNDVQWIRERWGGKLIIKGIIDEEDAKLAAASGADALIVSNHGGRQLDGAESSIRALPRIVEAVGDRIEVHMDGGIRSGQDVLKAWALGARGTYIGRAFLYGLGAMGRPGVAKALEIIHRELDLTMAFCGHRRLVDVDRSILLKDTARL, from the coding sequence ATGAGCGTCATCACCTGCATTGAAGACCTGCGCGTGCTTGCGCAAAAGCGCGTGCCCCGCATGTTCTACGACTATGCCGACTCCGGTTCCTGGACCGAGAGCACCTACCGGGCGAACGAAGCGGATTTTCAGTCCATCAAGCTGCGACAGCGGGTGGCCGTCGACATCGAGGGCCGCACCACGGCCACCGAGATGATCGGCCGGCCGGTGCGCATGCCGGTGGCGATCGCCCCGACCGGGCTGACGGGCATGCAGCATGCGGACGGCGAGATCCTCGCAGCCCAGGCGGCCGAAGCCTTCGGCGTGCCGTTCACGCTGTCCACCATGAGCATCTGCTCGATCGAGGATGTTGCAGCGCGCACCGCCACACCGTTCTGGTTTCAGCTCTACGTGATGAAGGACCGGGGCTTCATCCACAGCCTGATCGACCGCGCAAAGGCCGCCAAATGCGAGGCGCTGGTGCTGACGCTGGATCTGCAGATCCTGGGCCAGCGGCACAAGGACCTCAGGAATGGGCTGTCCGCTCCACCCAAACTCACCCTGCCCAACCTGATCAACATGGCGACCAAACCCCGCTGGTGCCTGGGCATGCTGGGGACGCCGCGACGCCAGTTCGGCAATATCGTCGGCCATGTGAAGGGCGTGGGCGACATGGGCTCGCTGTCTGAATGGACGGCCAAGCAATTCGATCCGCAACTCAGCTGGAACGATGTGCAGTGGATCCGCGAGCGCTGGGGCGGCAAGCTGATCATCAAGGGCATCATCGACGAGGAGGATGCCAAGCTCGCGGCGGCGTCCGGCGCGGATGCGCTGATCGTGAGCAACCACGGCGGGCGCCAATTGGATGGCGCGGAATCCAGCATCCGCGCACTCCCGCGCATCGTGGAGGCGGTGGGAGACCGCATCGAGGTGCACATGGACGGCGGCATCCGTTCAGGACAGGATGTGCTCAAGGCTTGGGCCCTGGGCGCGCGTGGCACCTACATCGGCCGGGCCTTCCTCTACGGATTGGGGGCGATGGGCCGACCCGGCGTCGCAAAAGCGCTGGAGATCATCCACCGGGAACTGGATTTGACGATGGCGTTTTGCGGCCATCGACGCCTCGTCGATGTCGATCGAAGCATCTTGCTGAAGGACACCGCCCGCCTTTGA
- a CDS encoding tetratricopeptide repeat protein has protein sequence MPFVGIGLHVLLAIFCAVHVLRNQQQLYWLFILFSFPLLGSIVYLVAIVLPHSRLERGARRAVRSAAQAMDPGRALREARTEFEETPTAQNQMRLAAALMEAGEGAQAAEHYQACLKGPFAKDLEIRLGAARALEACGQPAAALAHLASIRKEQPAFRPEAVSLLTARCLAALDRQADAKAEFESASERFGSVEAWAEHAIWAIGRGDEATAQPLLARIDKVSAKWNALTRALNEPVMRRLQVARKR, from the coding sequence ATGCCTTTCGTCGGAATTGGCCTGCATGTGCTGTTGGCGATCTTCTGCGCCGTGCATGTGTTGCGCAACCAGCAGCAGCTCTATTGGCTGTTCATCCTGTTTTCATTCCCTTTGCTGGGCAGCATCGTCTATTTGGTGGCGATCGTGCTGCCGCATTCGCGGCTGGAGCGTGGCGCTCGGCGCGCGGTGCGGTCAGCGGCCCAGGCAATGGATCCCGGACGCGCGCTGCGTGAGGCGCGTACCGAGTTCGAGGAGACGCCCACCGCCCAGAACCAGATGCGTCTTGCCGCCGCTCTGATGGAGGCGGGCGAGGGCGCGCAGGCCGCTGAGCACTATCAGGCCTGTCTGAAGGGCCCGTTTGCGAAAGATCTGGAGATCCGGCTGGGCGCTGCCCGTGCCCTCGAGGCCTGCGGTCAGCCAGCCGCCGCGCTGGCGCATCTGGCGTCGATTCGCAAGGAGCAGCCGGCGTTTCGTCCTGAGGCGGTCTCGCTGCTGACCGCGCGCTGCCTGGCGGCGTTGGACCGTCAAGCGGATGCGAAGGCCGAGTTCGAGTCGGCGTCGGAGCGTTTTGGCAGCGTCGAGGCGTGGGCGGAGCATGCGATCTGGGCGATCGGCCGCGGCGACGAGGCCACGGCGCAACCCTTGCTCGCGCGGATCGACAAGGTCAGTGCCAAATGGAATGCCCTCACTCGCGCGCTCAATGAGCCGGTGATGCGCCGGCTTCAAGTGGCGCGAAAGCGATGA
- a CDS encoding deoxycytidylate deaminase, with protein sequence MDNQPLIDWHSMFMGVALLAGARSKDSRKRNGACIASADNKIVGVGYNGLPRGCDDNDPAYWSDDDHDPLNSRHSYIVHAEVNAILNCVVLPLTGSTIYTTQYPCPRCVQSIIQVGIQRVVYLEKKSHQIALNEASAKMLRDARIDVQALNDLELRAAVWCNDLSGFIAKPRG encoded by the coding sequence ATGGACAACCAACCGCTGATCGACTGGCATTCCATGTTCATGGGCGTGGCACTGCTGGCCGGTGCACGTTCCAAGGACAGTCGCAAACGCAACGGCGCCTGCATCGCCAGTGCAGACAACAAGATCGTGGGCGTCGGCTACAACGGCCTGCCGCGAGGCTGCGACGACAACGATCCGGCCTATTGGTCGGACGACGATCACGACCCGCTGAACTCCCGTCACAGCTACATCGTGCATGCCGAGGTCAATGCGATCCTCAACTGCGTGGTGTTGCCGCTGACCGGCAGCACCATCTACACCACCCAGTACCCGTGCCCGCGCTGCGTGCAGTCCATCATCCAGGTGGGCATACAGCGGGTGGTGTATCTGGAAAAGAAAAGCCATCAGATCGCGCTGAACGAGGCCTCGGCCAAGATGCTGCGCGATGCCCGCATCGATGTGCAGGCGCTGAACGACCTGGAACTGCGTGCGGCCGTCTGGTGCAATGACCTGTCAGGATTCATTGCCAAGCCTCGGGGCTGA
- the rnhA gene encoding ribonuclease HI: MSDIPAAAPAKISKPSVVIYTDGACKGNPGPGGWGAWLSSGGHEKELFGGESNTTNNRMELTAVIEALTSLKRSCNIVIYTDSEYVRKGMTEWISGWQRRGWKTADGKPVKNADLWQRLDALRKLHQVEWRWVKGHAGDPGNERADALANKGVIAGGR; the protein is encoded by the coding sequence ATGAGCGACATTCCCGCGGCGGCCCCGGCCAAGATCAGCAAACCCAGCGTGGTCATCTACACCGACGGCGCCTGCAAGGGCAATCCGGGCCCCGGAGGCTGGGGCGCCTGGCTGAGCAGCGGCGGGCATGAAAAAGAGCTGTTCGGTGGCGAGTCCAACACCACCAACAACCGGATGGAGCTGACCGCGGTGATCGAGGCGCTGACCTCGCTCAAGCGCAGCTGCAACATCGTCATCTACACCGACAGCGAATATGTCCGCAAGGGCATGACCGAGTGGATCAGCGGCTGGCAGCGCCGCGGCTGGAAGACGGCCGACGGCAAGCCGGTGAAGAATGCGGATCTCTGGCAGCGGCTGGACGCGCTGCGCAAGCTGCACCAGGTCGAGTGGCGTTGGGTGAAGGGACATGCCGGCGATCCGGGCAATGAGCGTGCCGATGCCCTGGCCAACAAGGGCGTGATCGCCGGCGGACGCTGA
- a CDS encoding hemerythrin domain-containing protein, protein MSDLHDLQDLATPSLAWTDNLVLNQPELDHTHQEFVELLNRYGEALDRGEDALPAFRELLAHTEDHFAMEERWMAATGFEPQNCHSSQHAMVLNVMREVVRYADELGDREPLAIVRQELVQWFPSHAEMMDAALVYTMQQRGFDPATGQAQPTTQLPEGEKAGAGCGSTACGH, encoded by the coding sequence ATGAGCGACCTGCACGACCTGCAAGATCTCGCGACGCCCAGCCTGGCCTGGACCGACAACCTGGTGCTGAACCAGCCGGAGCTGGACCATACCCATCAGGAGTTCGTCGAACTGCTGAACCGCTACGGCGAGGCGCTGGACCGCGGCGAAGATGCCCTGCCCGCTTTCCGCGAGCTGCTCGCCCACACCGAGGACCACTTCGCGATGGAAGAGCGCTGGATGGCGGCCACCGGCTTCGAGCCGCAGAACTGCCACAGCAGCCAGCATGCGATGGTGCTCAATGTGATGCGCGAAGTGGTCCGCTATGCCGATGAGCTGGGCGACCGCGAGCCGCTGGCCATCGTCCGGCAGGAGCTGGTGCAATGGTTCCCGTCTCATGCCGAGATGATGGATGCGGCGCTGGTCTACACGATGCAGCAACGCGGCTTCGATCCCGCCACCGGTCAGGCGCAGCCAACGACGCAACTGCCCGAGGGTGAGAAGGCGGGCGCCGGTTGCGGCTCGACCGCTTGCGGTCACTGA
- the dinB gene encoding DNA polymerase IV, whose product MAEPTPALPDRLIAHLDMDAFYASVELLRYPELKGLPVVVGGRRAHAPQLRPDGTREFFKLADYTGRGVVTTSTYAARAFGVFSAMGLMKAALLAPQAILLPADFDAYRHYSRLFKDAVRELAPVIEDRGIDEIYIDLTDVPGARDPVGHDPLGGARALAREIKNSVWRATGLTCSIGVTPNKLLSKIGSELEKPDGLTVLTMDDLPTRIWPLPVRRINGIGPKAGAKLDSLDIHTIGDLAAAPPALLAQHFGPGYSLWLHEAALGQDDRPVVTYSEPVSISRETTFERDLHAKRDRPELSRIFTALCEQLASDLQRKGYQGRTIGIKLRFEGFRTVTRDLTLELPVQDAAAIRRAAGLCLKRVDLSQRLRLLGVRVGKLSRPGDVDSTRRSRSAANAAPNGPKPENLRLFS is encoded by the coding sequence ATGGCCGAGCCGACGCCAGCGCTGCCCGATCGCCTGATCGCCCATCTGGACATGGACGCGTTCTACGCGTCTGTGGAGCTGCTGCGTTATCCGGAGCTCAAGGGGCTGCCGGTGGTGGTGGGCGGTCGGCGCGCCCATGCGCCGCAACTGCGGCCCGACGGCACGCGCGAGTTTTTCAAGTTGGCCGACTACACCGGCCGCGGCGTGGTCACCACCTCCACCTACGCCGCGCGCGCCTTCGGTGTGTTCTCGGCCATGGGGCTGATGAAGGCGGCTCTGCTCGCGCCGCAGGCCATCCTGCTGCCGGCCGACTTCGATGCCTACCGCCACTATTCACGGCTGTTCAAGGACGCGGTTCGCGAACTGGCGCCGGTGATCGAGGACCGCGGCATCGACGAGATCTACATCGACCTGACCGACGTGCCCGGCGCGCGGGATCCGGTCGGCCATGACCCGCTGGGCGGGGCCCGCGCCCTCGCGCGCGAGATCAAGAACTCGGTGTGGCGGGCGACCGGACTGACCTGCTCGATCGGCGTGACACCGAACAAGCTGCTCTCCAAGATCGGCTCCGAACTGGAGAAGCCCGACGGCCTCACCGTGCTGACCATGGACGACCTGCCGACCCGCATCTGGCCGCTACCGGTGCGCCGCATCAACGGCATCGGTCCGAAGGCGGGCGCCAAGCTGGACAGCCTGGACATCCACACCATCGGCGACTTGGCGGCGGCCCCACCGGCTCTGCTGGCCCAGCACTTCGGACCGGGCTACAGCCTCTGGCTGCATGAGGCGGCCCTGGGCCAGGATGATCGACCGGTGGTGACCTACAGCGAGCCGGTCTCGATCAGCCGGGAAACCACCTTTGAGCGCGACCTGCATGCGAAGCGGGACCGGCCGGAGCTGTCTCGCATCTTCACCGCCCTGTGCGAGCAACTGGCATCGGACCTGCAACGCAAGGGCTACCAGGGCCGCACCATCGGCATCAAGCTGCGTTTCGAGGGCTTCCGCACCGTCACCCGAGACCTGACCCTCGAGCTGCCAGTGCAGGACGCCGCGGCCATCCGAAGGGCTGCGGGTCTGTGCCTGAAACGCGTGGACCTGAGCCAGCGCTTGCGCTTGCTCGGCGTGCGTGTGGGCAAGCTGAGCCGGCCCGGCGATGTGGACTCGACCCGTCGCAGCCGCAGTGCCGCCAACGCGGCTCCGAACGGTCCGAAGCCCGAGAACCTGCGCCTGTTCAGTTGA
- the gloB gene encoding hydroxyacylglutathione hydrolase has protein sequence MELVALPAFTDNYIWMLHDGREAIVVDPGEAAPVADALRAHGLGLRGILVTHHHGDHVGGVAELMPLLADPTQVWGPAHEKLPIPVHPLNGGDRFALLGQSVDVLDVPGHTAGHIAFVIRQPSDGSAPLLFCGDTLFSAGCGRLFEGTPAQMHESLARLAALPGETRVCCAHEYTLSNLRFARTVEPHNEAVARHEAWCQARRDQQQPTLPSTLALELEINPFLRCGHASVRQAAQRQDPRVTDQPVSVLAGLRQWKNEFR, from the coding sequence ATGGAACTGGTTGCGCTTCCCGCCTTCACCGACAACTACATCTGGATGCTGCACGATGGCCGCGAGGCGATCGTCGTCGATCCAGGCGAAGCCGCGCCGGTGGCCGATGCGCTGCGCGCACATGGCCTGGGTCTGCGAGGCATTCTAGTGACGCACCATCACGGTGATCATGTCGGTGGCGTCGCCGAGTTGATGCCGCTGCTGGCCGACCCTACCCAGGTCTGGGGGCCCGCCCACGAAAAGCTGCCAATCCCGGTGCATCCGTTGAACGGTGGCGATCGCTTCGCGCTGCTGGGGCAGTCGGTCGACGTCCTGGATGTCCCCGGCCACACCGCCGGCCACATCGCCTTTGTGATCCGCCAACCGAGCGACGGCAGCGCGCCCTTGCTCTTCTGCGGAGACACCCTCTTCTCCGCCGGCTGCGGCCGATTGTTCGAAGGCACGCCGGCGCAGATGCATGAGTCGCTGGCGCGCCTGGCGGCCCTGCCCGGCGAGACCCGGGTCTGCTGCGCCCACGAGTACACCTTGTCGAATCTGCGTTTTGCGCGGACAGTCGAGCCCCACAACGAGGCGGTCGCGCGCCACGAGGCTTGGTGTCAGGCCCGGCGCGACCAGCAACAGCCCACCTTGCCCTCCACGCTTGCCCTGGAGCTCGAGATCAACCCCTTCCTGCGTTGCGGGCATGCATCGGTCCGGCAGGCCGCGCAGCGCCAAGATCCGCGGGTCACTGATCAGCCGGTCTCGGTGCTTGCCGGGCTGCGCCAATGGAAGAACGAATTCCGATGA
- a CDS encoding class I SAM-dependent methyltransferase, producing MTRASQDDDPAPIVEAPPANGLASAELSRWLGTPPGRYLLDWEQRFIDEAVVDLFGFHAVQLGLPQLNGLRANRMPQRWLALEHVPHSVAATGLDASATAAQDLAAGRAVDPSSARASRPLNALDTQPEPRTAFADPPRAAVYCEFDALPFPASSLDLVVLPHTLELAADPHRCLREVERVLRPEGRVVILGLNPASLWAVRQNLARVNGRLMGRAPRLYLPEEGEYIGYWRLRDWLRLLSFEVERAKFGCYRPPLLSEVWLDRWHWLERPGSKWWTVLGALYGVVAIKRVHGMRLVGLARKRARGAKAAPAVAIHQQSHRRGPD from the coding sequence ATGACAAGAGCGAGCCAGGACGATGACCCGGCGCCGATTGTAGAGGCGCCCCCCGCGAACGGACTCGCGTCCGCCGAGCTCTCGCGGTGGCTGGGTACGCCCCCCGGGCGCTATCTGCTGGACTGGGAGCAGCGGTTCATCGATGAGGCGGTGGTGGATCTCTTCGGCTTTCACGCCGTGCAACTGGGCCTGCCGCAACTCAACGGCCTGCGCGCCAACCGCATGCCGCAGCGCTGGCTGGCGCTGGAGCATGTGCCGCATTCGGTCGCGGCGACCGGCCTGGATGCGAGCGCCACGGCCGCCCAAGACCTCGCCGCTGGAAGGGCGGTCGATCCGTCCAGCGCCCGGGCGAGTCGGCCGCTGAACGCGCTGGATACCCAGCCCGAGCCCCGCACCGCTTTCGCCGACCCGCCGCGCGCCGCCGTCTACTGCGAGTTCGATGCCCTGCCGTTCCCCGCCAGCAGCCTGGACCTGGTGGTGCTGCCTCACACCCTGGAGCTGGCGGCCGATCCCCACCGCTGCCTGCGCGAGGTGGAGCGGGTGCTGCGTCCCGAAGGCCGGGTCGTCATCCTGGGCCTGAACCCGGCCAGCCTGTGGGCGGTGAGGCAGAATCTGGCCCGCGTCAACGGTCGGCTGATGGGGCGTGCACCCAGGTTGTATCTGCCCGAGGAGGGCGAGTACATCGGCTACTGGCGGCTGCGGGATTGGTTGCGGCTGCTGTCGTTCGAGGTGGAACGGGCGAAGTTCGGCTGCTATCGCCCACCGCTGCTGAGTGAGGTCTGGCTGGACCGCTGGCACTGGCTGGAGCGGCCCGGCAGCAAGTGGTGGACGGTGCTGGGCGCGCTGTACGGTGTGGTGGCGATCAAGCGGGTGCATGGCATGCGGCTGGTCGGGCTGGCGCGCAAGCGGGCGCGTGGCGCCAAGGCGGCGCCGGCGGTGGCGATCCATCAGCAGTCGCATCGACGCGGTCCCGACTGA
- a CDS encoding YbaN family protein, producing MSTHAQPQPQPQMAPSTSDGEPALLTATPEQPAPGQATVPQHRALWRRLPWMLGGASCVALGVLGIFLPLLPTTPFVLLAAFCFARGSQRCETWLVQHPRFGPMIVQWRANRAVPLRAKQAAWTMMAVSSLIAACLMPVMPWLPALCCLAVGLWLWRLPTAG from the coding sequence ATGTCGACGCATGCGCAGCCGCAGCCGCAGCCGCAGATGGCGCCCTCCACCAGCGACGGTGAACCCGCGCTTCTGACCGCCACCCCCGAGCAGCCCGCGCCGGGCCAGGCCACCGTGCCCCAGCATCGCGCACTCTGGCGCCGACTGCCGTGGATGCTGGGCGGGGCATCATGCGTGGCGCTCGGGGTTCTGGGCATCTTCCTGCCGCTGCTGCCCACGACGCCGTTTGTGCTTCTCGCGGCGTTCTGTTTTGCGCGCGGTTCGCAGCGTTGCGAGACCTGGCTGGTGCAGCATCCCCGGTTCGGTCCGATGATCGTCCAGTGGCGCGCCAACCGCGCCGTGCCGCTCCGGGCCAAGCAGGCGGCCTGGACCATGATGGCGGTCAGCTCGCTCATCGCTGCCTGCTTGATGCCGGTCATGCCCTGGTTGCCCGCACTCTGCTGCCTGGCGGTCGGGCTCTGGCTGTGGCGCTTGCCGACGGCGGGCTAG
- a CDS encoding S46 family peptidase — MKRLMWAALALGTVAAQAHEGMWMPQQLPQVAKDLKAAGLAMDSSRLSQPIGYPMGAVISLGNCTASFVSPQGLVVTNHHCAYGSIQYNATPQRDLLKNGFLAATLADELPAAPGSRVYVTVALTDVTPRVLDAKTSALKGKARIEAIESSEKALVAECEKDAGHRCNVAAFYGGLQYQLIKQLEIRDVRLVHAPAQGVGLFGGDTDNWMWPRHTGDYSFYRAYVGPDGKPADFSPNNKPYQPQHVLKLASVPLNEGDFVMVAGYPGRTNRHRLPEEVGFAFGWEMPERVKVMGEQLAEIREATAGRREAEIKLANLVASVGNYYKNYQGQLASFAGSDILARKQAAHAELKAWVEADPKRREQYGASLSEIDRLLGEREAITRRELLLNYATPTLLAQARDLYQQALQRRKPDAERKSGYQERDQLRRRQSLEAVERRFDEATDKRVVGHFLTQYLAQPADQLNAAFLSALGLRQGMDAAAVAARVDQLYAGTRLTDKAERMAWLGRDSTEFEASGDTLVKAAVALRADDDARETRDKELAGRIQQAYADTMKAMIAFKASRGQAVYPDANNTLRVAFGQVRGRQPGVDGADWTAFTTLRGIVAKHTGTGEFDAPAEQLAAIKARQFGKYGVKALDSVPVNFLATLDTTGGNSGSPVLNSKGELVGLLFDGTLDAVISDWDFNPKTTRSICLDARYMLWQMTVVDKADRLLKEMGAL, encoded by the coding sequence ATGAAACGTTTGATGTGGGCCGCGCTGGCCCTCGGCACGGTGGCCGCACAGGCCCACGAAGGCATGTGGATGCCGCAGCAATTGCCCCAGGTCGCGAAGGATCTGAAGGCCGCCGGCCTGGCGATGGATTCGTCCCGGCTGTCGCAGCCCATCGGCTATCCGATGGGGGCAGTGATCAGCCTGGGCAACTGCACCGCGTCGTTCGTCTCGCCGCAAGGCCTGGTGGTGACCAATCACCATTGCGCCTACGGCAGCATCCAGTACAACGCCACCCCGCAGCGCGACCTGCTGAAGAACGGTTTCCTGGCCGCCACGCTGGCTGACGAATTGCCCGCCGCGCCGGGCAGCCGCGTCTATGTGACGGTGGCGCTGACCGATGTCACCCCTCGCGTGCTGGATGCCAAGACCTCGGCGTTGAAGGGCAAGGCCCGCATCGAAGCGATCGAATCAAGCGAGAAGGCCCTGGTCGCGGAGTGCGAGAAGGACGCCGGCCACCGCTGCAACGTGGCGGCTTTCTACGGCGGCTTGCAATACCAGTTGATCAAGCAACTGGAGATTCGCGACGTCCGCCTAGTGCATGCGCCGGCCCAAGGCGTCGGTCTGTTCGGCGGTGATACCGACAACTGGATGTGGCCGCGCCACACCGGCGACTACAGCTTCTATCGTGCCTATGTCGGCCCGGATGGCAAGCCGGCGGACTTCAGTCCCAACAACAAGCCCTATCAGCCCCAGCATGTGCTGAAGCTGGCCAGCGTGCCGCTCAACGAGGGCGACTTCGTCATGGTGGCCGGCTATCCGGGCCGCACCAATCGTCACCGCCTGCCCGAGGAAGTGGGCTTCGCGTTCGGCTGGGAAATGCCGGAGCGCGTGAAGGTGATGGGCGAGCAACTCGCTGAAATCCGCGAGGCGACCGCCGGACGACGGGAGGCCGAAATCAAGTTGGCCAATCTCGTGGCCAGCGTCGGCAACTACTACAAGAACTACCAGGGCCAACTGGCGAGTTTCGCCGGCAGCGACATCCTGGCGCGCAAGCAGGCAGCGCATGCGGAACTGAAGGCCTGGGTCGAGGCCGATCCCAAGCGGCGCGAGCAGTACGGCGCCTCGCTCAGCGAGATCGACCGACTGCTGGGTGAGCGCGAAGCCATCACCCGCCGCGAACTGCTGCTGAACTATGCGACGCCGACCCTGCTGGCGCAGGCCCGCGATCTCTATCAACAGGCACTGCAACGTCGCAAGCCCGATGCCGAGCGCAAGTCCGGCTATCAGGAGCGGGATCAGCTCCGTCGTCGACAGTCGCTGGAGGCGGTCGAGCGCCGTTTCGACGAAGCCACGGACAAGCGGGTGGTGGGCCACTTCCTGACGCAATACCTGGCGCAGCCGGCGGATCAACTCAATGCCGCCTTCCTGAGTGCCCTGGGCCTTCGCCAGGGCATGGATGCCGCCGCCGTCGCCGCCCGCGTGGACCAGCTCTACGCCGGCACTCGCCTGACAGACAAGGCCGAGCGCATGGCCTGGCTGGGCCGCGACTCAACTGAGTTCGAGGCCAGCGGCGACACGCTGGTCAAGGCGGCTGTCGCTCTGCGGGCTGATGACGACGCGCGCGAGACACGCGACAAGGAGCTGGCCGGCCGCATCCAGCAGGCCTATGCCGACACGATGAAGGCGATGATCGCTTTCAAGGCCAGCCGCGGCCAGGCGGTCTATCCGGATGCCAACAACACGCTGCGCGTGGCCTTCGGTCAGGTGCGAGGGCGCCAGCCCGGCGTGGATGGCGCCGACTGGACGGCCTTCACCACGCTGCGCGGCATTGTGGCCAAGCACACCGGCACCGGCGAGTTCGATGCGCCGGCCGAGCAGTTGGCCGCGATCAAGGCACGCCAGTTCGGCAAGTACGGTGTGAAGGCGCTGGACTCGGTGCCGGTCAACTTCCTGGCGACGCTGGACACGACCGGTGGCAACAGCGGCTCGCCGGTGCTCAACAGCAAGGGTGAGCTGGTGGGCCTGCTGTTCGACGGCACCTTGGATGCGGTGATCTCGGATTGGGATTTCAATCCAAAGACCACGCGCAGCATCTGCCTGGATGCGCGCTACATGCTGTGGCAGATGACGGTCGTGGACAAGGCGGATCGTCTGTTGAAAGAGATGGGCGCGCTGTGA